The Geitlerinema sp. PCC 9228 genomic interval AACCGATTCTCTGGTAGGGCGCTCCCACGAATGCGACCATCCGGCGCAGGTGCAGCAACTGCCGGTTTGCACGCAACCCAAGCTGGATCCGAAAGGAAGCAGTGCCCAAATTCACGCACAGGTGGAACAACTATTGCAATCGGCTTTGAGCGTCTATCAAGTTGATGTGGAATTGCTCAAACAACTGCAACCTACCCATATCATTACCCAATCCCAGTGCGATGCTTGTGCGGTTAGCCTAGCAGATGTGGAAGCGGCGGTGGGAGAATTTACCGGCCATCAACCGCAAATTGTTTCTCTAGAACCACATACTCTAGCAGATGTGTGGCAGGATATCAAGCGGGTAGCAGCTGCTTTGCAGGTTCCCCAAGCAGCTGAAGAAGCGATCGCGAGCTTGCAAAGTCGCGTAGATGCCTGCAAAGATGCCACCGAAGACCTGCCTACCGAAGAGCGACCCCGGGTGGCCTGCATTGAATGGACAGAACCCCTGATGGCAGCAGGCAATTGGGTGCCAGAACTGGTACGATTGGCTGGCGGACGTCCGGTTTTAATGGAAGAAACGGGCAAACATTCTCCGTGGGTGCAAATGGAACAACTCCAGGCAACCGACCCCGATGCGATCGTCTTCATGCCCTGTGGCTTTGGGTTGGAACGCACCCGCGAAGCCGCCCTGCCTTTGTTAGACCGTCCGGAATGGAAACAACTATCCGCCTTGCAACAAGGACAGGTATACTTTGTGGATGGCAATGCCTACTTCAACCGTCCCGGTCCGGGTTTGGTAGAATCCATTGAAATCTTAGCAGAGATTCTCCACCCACAAATTTTCCAGTTTGGCTATCAAAACCAAGCTTGGGAAGCTGCTTCCTTAGTAGCCGTATAAAATCAAAGCGTGGAAACGTGGGCAGTCGGGGAGCATGGATTGGGGAAGTTTGGGTCCCCCCTTCATGGTCCCCATTCTCTCCCCTCTATCCCACCAAAACGGTCAAAAAATCAAAGAAACTGCTAAAGTAGATTAGGCTCGTACAGTTGCCGTTTTTTGTTAAAAGAATCGTGATTAAGCGCATTTCCCTCTTATCCCTTTGCTTGAGTTTGGGTCTTTTGGGAACCACCCCCGCCGCCAAAGGACAAGCTTTATTGCCCTATGTTCCCCAGCTCGATACTGAGAATTTACAAAAACAAGGTTTGGCGCTGGCGGAAGAAGCCGCTCAGTTGGCTCGATTTCAACAATACGAGTCGGCGTTGCAACGAGCCCAGCTGGCCACGCAACTAGCGCCAGCTAGTGCCGATGCTTGGGGATTGTTGGGTAGGTTGTATTTGGAAACCGACCGGATAGAGCGCAGCATCGAGGTATTGAAAAAAGCGCGGCGCTTGGATTCGGAAAATGCCCGCATCCTATTTGCTTTGGGGTCGGCTTATTTCCGCCAAAATACCT includes:
- a CDS encoding cobalamin-binding protein yields the protein MSDRREPRLRIVSLLPSATEIVACLGETDSLVGRSHECDHPAQVQQLPVCTQPKLDPKGSSAQIHAQVEQLLQSALSVYQVDVELLKQLQPTHIITQSQCDACAVSLADVEAAVGEFTGHQPQIVSLEPHTLADVWQDIKRVAAALQVPQAAEEAIASLQSRVDACKDATEDLPTEERPRVACIEWTEPLMAAGNWVPELVRLAGGRPVLMEETGKHSPWVQMEQLQATDPDAIVFMPCGFGLERTREAALPLLDRPEWKQLSALQQGQVYFVDGNAYFNRPGPGLVESIEILAEILHPQIFQFGYQNQAWEAASLVAV